The nucleotide window CTATTGGCACTTTGAATCGGTAGTATGATGTAACAAACATTGGTCTTCATCATAATCCTTAAAAATTGGAAGGCCATTATAACCATAAGCAATGAAATCAGGTACAAAGTATATAGGGGCTTGGAATCAAAGGATCAAAAATATTTATGCCTACCAATACCATATTCAAAAACACCATGCGGAAAGCTGGCAACCCTAACAAGTAACAACATACACTCTCTCTCTCATAGTACAAAACAAGGCCGTATTGTATTGTATCGACCATCgtaaagattttcaaatttatcAAGCTGATATTACTCGTatcgtaaaggtgtaaaaaaccgcATTTTAGGTTGTTTCAAGCGATATTTCATGATTTAGGCCAAAATTTGGGGATACGATAACCGCATCACCACCGTTACCGTAATTCCGTATCCGTTATCGCACCGCGGCCGTTACTGTATTTTTGCACCAAGTAGTCTCTCCCTCTCTCCCTCTCTCTTTCTCACACAGCCACAAAGATATACACTGCCAAAGACATTTAAAGTAAAACTGATCTAATACATGATGCCATTGCATAAATGTCaacattatttataattatacaaAACATTTAATGTAAAAACATACACTTAAAAGTTTCAATATTGAGGCCAAATTTGAGCATGAAGAATCATAACAGCACTAGTTGCACGTTGTTCTTACTTCCATAATCAATCCACACGCTCCAAATTCTTACAGTACCAATCACGTCATTAACACCAATGTTTTGCATATAGTTTACTATCTTAAGCAGAGcgttttttatttctttttctggGTACTACTCTAGCCGAGCGATATGCCGATATACTAATTACAGAAAAGTTATGCTTTCAGGTGTACTGGTTCCCAGAATCATCGCCTTCTTAGGCACTCTAGTTTACTAAAGCAATACCGGTCATAGCCTCCAAGGTCAAAATTCATGTAAACCTCCTCTCCAGAAACATTCCTATTGCATTTCCTTTTTGCCCATTTTTGTTTAGCATTCCAACTACCAAGCTTTTGCTACAACAACCCCATAATCTATCAACCGTCTCATATACTCTAAACACAAATATCAATCAACAATTGATTCTTGGCATAACTGATGCTAATCTAGCATACCAAAACCGTAGAGATGCATGTGTTATGTACCCATCCTAAATAATATACCACCATCTTTCAAGTGCCCAAACGAGATCAAAGGAATTAGACACCAGCCTAACTGCCTAAAAGATCTTTCCAAAATGGATAACAGAGAACAATAAAGCACTCGTGCCAATAACCCCTTCCCCAAAAAGTAGCCCgtggaatttaaaaaaaaaaaaaactcccttTGCCAGTGATTTCATTAGTTAAGtctgacacttggacacgtacacGTGTGGGATATGAgttccgagtccaagtaacatacgATATTTTTACAGCCAATAACCCAAATTACCGTCGCCGGAAACCTTCCTACATGTGCAGTACGAAAACTATTCCTTTAAATCACAACCACAATCCAGAAACAAAGACCTCTCTGTGTGGAAAACAAGAGACCCTCGGTGGTCATTGGACGATCATTAGAgaaaactagttcaaactgtTTATATACATGCATTCACAAGACAagttgtaaataaaaattttgacaTTCTAAAGGAAGAAACACAATGACATGAATGAGCATAAGAGGGACTTACAAGTATAACATCTCTCCAGCCTTAACCGTACACGCAAATGGCTTTGGCCCATTGAAATACAAAGGATATTCTTTGTGTTCCTTCTCCTCTCTCCCTTGAGATGGAAAAGGATTCACACTGCACCAAGGGACATGTCTTACAGGATCTTCAAGTTCCAATTTGAACTCTCCAGTATCCTGCAAATATAGAACCCAACTTTATGTCTAAATCGGCGGATCCTAAGAGCTAAGAGATCATAAAAAACGTAAGTGAAAACGTGCCTGACGGTATGAGTAATTTGCAGCAGGATATGGACGAATATACAACCGATGAACATCAGTAGGTGGAAATAAAACGAAATGTTTCTCTCCGGAAACAACTGCATAAAGATTTTCATAATGGTCTTTGTGGAAGGATGTCTCGGAGAGATCATTACCAATCCAAAGGTTAACAGCCTCTGGGAGACAACCTAGAGCTTCAGAAGCCCAGTCGATGTGTGTGTCACAATCTGAAGCCAAAACTGGATATTCAGTCCGAAAGCAATCATTTTGCTGCTGAGCATATGCCACAACATTTTCATTCTCTCGAGGATTGGTTATGAGGCGGAAAGCATCAGGAAAGGACATGCATTCTACATGTGCAGAAGCAAAGCAACGTGAGGAAGGGTCTTCCGGGTGAGGGACTAAAGAATCAGCTCGTCCATTTGGGGTTAGATGGACAGACACCTTTGCTGACCCAAGTGATTGACAAAGATAGTCATCTGAAGACCATAATGAAAGGGCGGGCCAGTGTTCAAGGGCATTGGCAATGATGCAAGGCTTGTTCGGAGTCACAAAATTTCTAAGAAACTCAACAGGAAAAGGAGGAGCATCAAGCCGTTCAACCTGGTTTGAGGTACCAAGGCTTAGCTCCCTAACTTCCTCCCATAATGTCTTTAGTTCTTCTGAGCAAATACTATTCTTTTCACTCATTTGAGTACTTTTGCAGCTGTATCTAATTGCCTATCAAAAAACAGCTATAAACCTGTTTTGACAAGTTAAAAACTCAAGGAAAAATCTTTATCATCTTGTCCTTTAAAGAACTCGATTCTAACAGCATAATAGAACTTGAAAAGAGTTGTATAATAGTATGACAATAACAGGGTGTTTGTGTGTTTGGTCAATAGTATTAAAAGGTGGTAATGGTAATAAGTTTTAgtgttaatttttataaaatgcgTTGTGTCACTCCATgttttttcttcacaattttccGATAGCACCAAAAACCACATTTTCAAATGGTAAtatatgaatttgaattttgtgaagaaaaaaataagacaagagTAGAACAAGCatatattagagtatataacatatcctagggcCTCAATCACCAtaacaagaggtcacgggttcgaatctcaatcacccctcatttcaagtggaatattcagcgcctatgcgcattcacacttctagcccaatggacTTTCATGTTAGAgggtgtgttagagtatataatatatcctggggcctcaaccataagcATAAGCTTTTCGTTGAATTGCTTCTTTGACGGCATAGttatcaataatcaaattggccgttaaagtaaaacaaaaacaacaactaaCCCTTAATTTCAATAAGTAGAGGTTGGAGTTGGGATGGGCTAAATGAATCAATAATTTGTCTATTGTGTTGGTTCACAAAGATCTTGTTGCTTAATACTACAGATGATTAAAACAACAATACGACTAAACCCATATATAACAATCATGTCCCAACATAGTAATTAATGAAACCCTTCATTGGCATACACAAATTAAGTGCAGAAATCAGACAAAACTGATAACATGACAAAAACATTCAAATATTGGATATGAATGATTTCAACAATTATACCCTAGAGTTTGAATGCTACTAGTTTGCacacaaataaaaaactttaacTCTTCAATAAATTACCAAAATAATCAGAAAATCAAAAGTATTTCAGCATAATATACAACTTTGTTTCTTAATTAAGTACTTATTAAGCTAAAGCCAATCAATTAAGCCGATCAACTAATGGAAAGTCCAAGCGTTAATATTTCAAAAATGTAGTAGAAATCTTGAAGCGAAGACTCACCAATTTAGAAACCGGGAGGCGTGGCTATCAGTTTGCTGGGTTGAGTGGTGACGGCAGCGAGACTGGAAGAGCCGAGAGCCCAATACCAACAGCCAACCTAgtcatatacatattataatagAAGAAATTTTGTGCCACGTGGCATTTTATATAAAACACAATTTGCCGCTCATGGCATTTATATAAAACGCAATTTgccatttaaatttatataatattcatttttatatgttttttttgcattgaaactcttaaatatcaattaaatttaattatattaaacttttaatcttcatcaatttaattcatctttctttgtatcatatgatagaaaataaaaatctttatcTTCTGAATTTAATTATAATGAAGATGAAAAGacaaaattttaagatattttcttAGTGCCACATACATAGTTTGCCTTATTTATACGATTGAATTTCAAAGTTTTCATTTAATGCATCCCACGTATTTAAGTAAGAGTAGATGGTGTTTTAAGAGTTGagtttattgattatttcaattagtATGAAAATTGAGATAAAAAACGGAGAAATATATGAGTTTTGTTTCGTTGCTATGTGAATATGTAATTTTATCTCATAAATTTTATGGGTGTAGATATGGGATAAAAGAAGGTTTACAAATTGAGATCAAATTTTGGAAAGTTGAGTGGAGATGAAATGGAAGCAAAGAGAAAAAagatattgatgaagatgatgtttaatttttttcatattgaCATGTTGTGTAGTTATAAATGtcataataatcaaatatatattatgatgaaAATCAAGTTTAGTAAGCATATGAGTAGCCTTTGTTTTAAATATCACTTCTTTTCAAGGgttagtaaatatttttgattaaaaatacaaGGATATTTGATATACTTAACACAAATTGAAGATATTTTGTATTATAGTTAGTTGATACTTTTTTGgttatgttaaaattttatagatATAGTTCAAATAacatttgtattaatttaacaacaatgtctaaattaatattatatttttttttataaaatagctCTATATTCTAAATTcttatcaatttttaaaaattttcttgaATCATTATTAGGAGTACTTTGTACTTTATAGGCTTTAAAATCGGTATTTTGGTCATTTTATAATAAGTTTCTtcataataacaaaaattttattacacatatatttttgaaaaatgttgatgaattatttaaaaaaaatagccaCTAACTCGTTCAAACGATCTAAACTCGAGCCATTCAGAAAATAACGTAACTAAAAATATGACTTGACACAAAATTTGTCTGACATCGTTTTGACAAGTTTAACTTCAACATTCAAAGGAAACTAAACTACTTctagagaaatataaaaacCGTTATACAAAGTCCATACTATTATACTTACGCTCACACCATTCCTATGAATTTGTAACATTTGACTAAAAAAACTCGAACAAACAAATGGTCAAACGGGACGACCTTTAAGGACGGAGAAGTACAAAACTAGATTAAATacatgatgataataatataataattccTAATACAACTTAATGATGGAGAGTTAATGCACAAGGGGATGAATGTGTTTTTTTCAATAGTCTTGTCTCACTTGAAGAGTAAGTACTACTTTTGAAAAAAGTATTTTGGAATTGATTAGTGTCCAAATTATTACTATCTCTATCACATTCATTTAACATcattcgttttttttttctcaatctcactcattttgcattatttttatgtttagatGACGGCCTACCACTTTCTTATATTTTATGCATATAATTCATTAtctctcttcatttatgattacaTTTTCATCTTTTCTtataaaatacaatatttttctttgatgCTAATTTAAAGAGCTGACAGAGTATTACATTTTAAACATAGCCAGTAAAATGATTCAAGAATAAAGTCATACCTCATAAGCTTTTACGTTATTTAACTATAAAAATGTAAACTGCATTGTCAATAATACCACCAAAATCATACATAAATAATTTGGCATAAAGCTAAGGTATGCCCTACTAAAGAAGGACTCATTATTGTAATTCATAAAACAATTACCAAAATGAAGAATAAGGCCAGCTTTGGTATCCGGTGAACCAAGACGACTTAAACAATCACTACAATTTATAGCAGATAAATAAGGCATACATTGAACTAATATGTAAACTTTCTCATGAGATTTTTCTACCCCAACAACCTTGGTCATAAAATTAGGCTTAACCCAATTTCCATAGCTAGCTTCTTTCACAAGTTCTTGCTTGATATTCTTCAACGTCGCATCGTAATTAGGGTAGAGTGTCAAGGGATCTCCGAATCTTCCATAGGTGAAAGGATTACGCTTTTCATATTGCAAGGGTTTTGAGCTATTTGTGTAGTGTATTATACATTTTAAGTGCATATTATATGCGAAGCAATTTGAGTAATTGTCGGTTAGTTGTCGATCATTGACATATTTTTTTACCCTTTTTAGACATTTACGACATCTTCTAGAACTTCGATCACCTCGGCATAAAAAAGAACCATAAACCATGTTAGAACCATCACCTGCCGTGGTATTGAAGAAGACACTATGTGAAGAATATGAGTTGTATATGAAAAGTGATAGAAGTGAATCTACATTGTTTTGGAATTTATGGCTTAAATCGGTCTTTTTACCTAAACAAATCTGAGTAATTACATCGTCATAACCTTCATCAACActaagaataaaattaaaaatttgagatATAATGGTAAGGATGAATAAATATTTtgtcattttgaattttttggaTTTGATATTTTGTTAGATATTCATATTAAGTTGTATAAGGGaagatgttaaaaaaaaaaaaatcactctATTTATGTAATATTACAAGCTATAAACAAGGGGTGTGGGTAACATGAACCACTCACTCAATTGCTAAATAAATAGTCCTGCCCAAGTAATTAGGACACAAACACTATTGATCCTATAACATAGAAAGAAATAAACTAATCTCAATATCTAAGCTGAAAATCCCATCTccttgaaaaaacaaaaaaatggttgattttttttggaatCAGTAgtgtgtttggtaaatggtttTTAATTAgcgttttgattgatttttaattgttagttttctgttaagttttaaaaaaatgtacTTTACACGGCTTTTAACTAGTTAAAAAGTTGGCTTCTAAGCCACAACGAAAAAGGTATTATGATTAgcttttttattggcttttataTAACTTGTTGCGTATTTTAATTAGACATCTCTTCAAGCAGATTGTTTATTGAATAAGATTAAAAGCCACAAACACATCTATTATTTTCAACTGGTTAAATAAGCCAATTAAAAAAGTCaatcattaacaaataacaatcaaCCACCATTTACTTTGTTATATATCTTTGGAAAGATATAATATCAgaatttatctaatttattttcttaatactaACAAACATTGtggttgaattttaattaaggaaGAGACTTAAAAATATGTCCTCTAATCGCTTAATTTTGGATCGAATACATTATTATTGACCTATTGCTAGCTGACTGCTGAGAATACGGTTCGTGTGGCCAATACCGAAAATGTCATGCATTATGTTGATGCAATTTGCATTTCTTAAGTAATAATCTGTCATGTTCTAATCAAATGTCATTATAGatgtattaaatttttttttaaagttatatggatgtattaattttgtcttttatatctttaatcgtaaataattaaaaattataaaaagttaatattattaaaatttaaattagaagcaattaaataagatttgagccaactatattttaactaatAGAGAAGGGACAAGGGAGTAATTCACGGGTCATCGATGAACAAATTAAAGTATAGagcaatttgaaattttttatatatttccaATGGGAAAACGCTTCAAAAATGCCTTATCTGCTTACGAACAAACAAGAGAATAATTATGGTATGTTGAGTAAAGGCACTATATTTGaactatattttattatactcttaaatatttttacaaCTCTTACACCTCTACTACTTATAATTTTCTACCCTCTAACCTATCACTACAACACTTTAGAAGAGGTAGGGCTGTAAAAACGGGTTAAAAGGTCGGAAACAGGTCGgtcaaaaacaggttcggtaaaaaacggtcggtcaaaagcaggtcgtataagtctttcggtaccggtcggtatcggtcggtttatTCGGTATCCGGTCGAATCCGGTTTTTTTCTGGTTGCGGGTGTCGGTCGGTATGGGTCCGGTATTTATCGGTCCGGTCATTACCGGAAACAGGTCACATtcggtcggtcaaaaacggttttttgcaggtcgtaatcggtatacagatcataaccgggcggtcaaaatcagtaatcggtcggtcacaatcggtatgcgggtcagaatcggtcggtcacaatcgatcggttttggtcggtatcggttcagttcaatttaattgaaccgggattcagttctgttcagttcagttttggttggtatcggttcggttcaattcagttaaaccgatattccggttaatttggttgatatcggttcagttcaattcatttaaaccatgatttaattcagttcaattatgttccaattattctgttccaatttggtaaaaaatcgcatcgtgttgcctcataatgtcattgatcatgcgtttatccatgatgggaatgatatatagaaggtggaacctcacatcaagttttatagatgtcgttaggttatgagttttatgacatcaaattcaactaatcaactccgtctaagttaattaatagatcataacatgttaattgatcgacttcatctaatatcaattagacaattacaatttacaacaataatatgttattaatgTCACAATGTAAGTTTGTTAGATTGTCTTAATAATATATCTTCATCACTGATTGAATTGACCTTCGTTTGTCCATGGGGTGTGTTATTTTCAACTAATGTGATCGGTcataattagaggtgttcattcggttgatcgggtcggtttcggacgggtgttattcggttcggttgtatttcggatcggttatttttcggctatCATTgacttatagagttatagttatagacttatagactatcattgacatttgactgttaactcaatgttattacttattactattagttattagttattattgatcttgaatactctaaactctaaagtaatttataggctattattaataatcgatcgtaattcaaagttcacttatcataattcgatctattatagattatagtaaatgaaactagtgtagtactccacctttttttttactttgaattaaatagcctaaattatgtaatttgaccaaattcaataataaaaatatttaatatttgatataaaatatttatattactcaaataaattattttagatataatcatataattgtccaatttgatgataAAATGTTATTGGTTATATTGATAGCACACGGATAACGGGTTTAAGCCGTTGGATTTATAATGGTAATATCATATCAGTGGTCAAGATTGTGCCACGTCGCCGGATGAAAAAGGGATTTGATGTATTTTCGTCATCCTGAAAGTGAATCTGATACAATACCTTATTTCCCAATTCCCGCTCGACTAAACCCTAACCCaactctctcttcttcatcctctcactgAAACCGGCGGCCCTCTTTCAATCCCATCCCTTCTCCTCCAATCCGGCTGGTAGAGTTTTAGGTATTTCTACTCCTCAAGTTTAgttcattgatttttgtttaataTCTATCAAATCTGttcatctttgttttttgtgtttaaaatctttgttcgatttgattttgtgttcttccattttcgatttgatttgatttagtcttcttccattttttttttgttcgatttgattttgtatttaattttctgggtttaatgtgttcgtttagggttagatttagggttttttgtatttaatctttgttttttgtgtttaatctttgtttttcgtgtttaatctttgttcgATTTAGTCTTCTTCCAAAAAATTCGGTCTGGCGGTTCATGTTCTTgcttaaattaaattatgtggaAAACAACAATCTAACTATAAGAGGAATTAAATTAtgtggaaaagaaattgaatcaGAGAATGAAAAAGATTATGGAAACTAGGGTTAAATATCTTCTgtttccttttcctttcttcTCTATTTTCCATTTTTCATGTTCTTGCTCTCGAAAATGGAGTATATCGTAGCTGCTCTCGACCAGTTGCTCCCATGAGTTCTATGTCCACGTTTTCCGGCGAGAAATGCCTTCTGAATTTCATGTACTTTAGGTTTTGTATCTCCATCAATAGATTTTACTCTGTTTAatctttttctcaattttcttcgAGTTGTTGATAAAATTGAAGATGCGTTGGAAACACTTGCAATATTTTGTAAAGTTTAACTGAATTACTACTATTAGTTACTTTCTTATTCCTGTTGTCATATGTGTTTTTGGAAAACAGAAGGATTTAGATATTATAAATCTTTGCTTCATTTTTGTGTTCTTTGCTGCCTTGACTATTTGTGCTTGAATATagggtttatttttgtttgataattcCGTGACTAAGTTACGTGCGGTTGTTATATATGTTGATTCTTCTGATTTTCGacttacaaattttgagaaagctAAAATTGATAAAGGTTTGCAATCAAAGGGTAAATTAGTTTTGGATGTTTCCACTAGATGGAACTCTACTTATGACATGATTCATAGGGCTCTTGAGGTAAAGGATGCTATTGATTTATATCTTGTTCGTGAAAGGGATAttgatgttgatattatttctgagaatgagtgggatacacttcaagatat belongs to Amaranthus tricolor cultivar Red isolate AtriRed21 chromosome 17, ASM2621246v1, whole genome shotgun sequence and includes:
- the LOC130804614 gene encoding lysine-specific demethylase JMJ32 isoform X2, with amino-acid sequence MSEKNSICSEELKTLWEEVRELSLGTSNQVERLDAPPFPVEFLRNFVTPNKPCIIANALEHWPALSLWSSDDYLCQSLGSAKVSVHLTPNGRADSLVPHPEDPSSRCFASAHVECMSFPDAFRLITNPRENENVVAYAQQQNDCFRTEYPVLASDCDTHIDWASEALGCLPEAVNLWIGNDLSETSFHKDHYENLYAVVSGEKHFVLFPPTDVHRLYIRPYPAANYSYRQDTGEFKLELEDPVRHVPWCSVNPFPSQGREEKEHKEYPLYFNGPKPFACTVKAGEMLYLV
- the LOC130803794 gene encoding cysteine-rich repeat secretory protein 59-like; protein product: MTDYYLRNANCINIMHDIFGIGHTNRILSSQLAIGYDDVITQICLGKKTDLSHKFQNNVDSLLSLFIYNSYSSHSVFFNTTAGDGSNMVYGSFLCRGDRSSRRCRKCLKRVKKYVNDRQLTDNYSNCFAYNMHLKCIIHYTNSSKPLQYEKRNPFTYGRFGDPLTLYPNYDATLKNIKQELVKEASYGNWVKPNFMTKVVGVEKSHEKVYILVQCMPYLSAINCSDCLSRLGSPDTKAGLILHFGNCFMNYNNESFFSRAYLSFMPNYLCMILVVLLTMQFTFL
- the LOC130804614 gene encoding lysine-specific demethylase JMJ32 isoform X1 — protein: MSEKNSICSEELKTLWEEVRELSLGTSNQVERLDAPPFPVEFLRNFVTPNKPCIIANALEHWPALSLWSSDDYLCQSLGSAKVSVHLTPNGRADSLVPHPEDPSSRCFASAHVECMSFPDAFRLITNPRENENVVAYAQQQNDCFRTEYPVLASDCDTHIDWASEALGCLPEAVNLWIGNDLSETSFHKDHYENLYAVVSGEKHFVLFPPTDVHRLYIRPYPAANYSYRQDTGEFKLELEDPVRHVPWCSVNPFPSQGREEKEHKEYPLYFNGPKPFACTVKAGEMLYLPSMWFHYVKQSPRTIAVNYWYDMQFDIKYAYFNFLQSFDPSI